From the Phaenicophaeus curvirostris isolate KB17595 unplaced genomic scaffold, BPBGC_Pcur_1.0 scaffold_115, whole genome shotgun sequence genome, the window acccccaggatcattgagtccaaccattcctatcaatcactaacccgtgtccctcagcacctcgtccacccggcctttaaacccctccagggaaggggactcaaccccctccctgggcagcctcggacagggaccaatcaccctttctgggaatttttttttcctaatgtccagcctgaccctcccctggtggagcttgaggccattccctctcgtcctgtcccctgtcccttgggagaagagcccaactccctcctctccacaacctcctctcagggagttggagagagcaatgaggtctcccctcagcctcctcttctccaggctaaacacccccagggccctcaggcttcttctccagccccttccccagctccattgctcttctctggactcgctccagagcctcaacatccttcttgtggggaggggcccagcactgaccccaggattcgaggagcggtctccccagggcccaggccagagggagaagaacctccctggccctgctggtcacaccgtttctgatccaagccaagatgccatcggccttcttggccccctgggccactgctggctcctgttcagtcgccgtcaacaaacacccccaggtccctctcctccaggcagctttccagccagacttctcctagtctgtagcactgcatatgAATCTGCTGGGAGACATGCAGACGTTCTGGATGGGCACGCTAATGTGATGGGTGGACACGTAAATCTGAGGGATGGACATGATCTGGTGGATGGACATGCAGATCTTTTGAGTGGACATGTAGATCTGATGTTTGGACACAGACCTGTTGAGTAGACACATAGATATGGTGGATGGAAACGGAGATCCGATGGCTGGATGTATGATGTGTGTTTGAGGTGTCTTCTGCAGCCGGGGCTGGGTGGTGGCTCCTTGGTGACACAGGCTGGGTGGAACCTTGGTGACCCTAAAAGCAAGAAGGGGCTTTTTGGTTTCAGTTCCTCTGTGGAAGCTCTTGCCTTCCTCCAGGAAGGGCTGTGCTGGCGACAGCAGCTGCTCCTTGGGGTTTTCGAGCCTTGGTGACCCCTGAGAAAGaacaataaatgtaataataagtaaatataataataaatacaataataacattggggaggggctcctcCAAGCCCTGTCCCTCTGGTGCCACGGTGACACCACAGTGATGGGATGAGGTCATGGCCCTTCCCTCTGCCCACACCAGCAGTGAAAGCTCGAAGtgtggtggaaaaaaagaaggtgcaaaaattaagcaaaaaaacCTGGGATTTGGGTCTCAGAGCTGGTTTGGGAAGGGGCCCTCTGGCTCCTCGTGCACTGGGCTGACTGGGGGTTAATGGAAACAAGGGGAGCGAGGCCAGtgtggaggggatggagcagaggatgaggatggaggaaGGGTCTGtccatcctcctcctcgctgGCACCAGGGAGGTCATTCCAGGCACCCAGAAATAAAGGGAAATGTGCAGAAAAAAGTTTCCATTTTTTACAGTTCCTGGGTgtgagcagcacagagcagaatTGTTGCATTTTGGGTTTCTGCTTCCTGATGGTGGTGACggagctggggacagagcaTGGGctctgaccattctggggtgaTTCCTGCAAATTTGGGGTCCTTCAGCCACAGCCTTTCACGGAAACCtctggaatcacagaattatggaatgggttgggttggaagggacctgaaagcccacccagtcccacccctgccatgggcagggacacctcccccaggatcaggggctccaaccccatccaacctggccttgaacccctccagggatggggcagccacggcttctctgagcgacctgggccagggcctccccaccctcacagcaaaacatttctccccaagatctcatctcaatctcccgtCTTTCGGCTCAAACTggttccccttgtcctgtccctgccctccctgatcaggagcccctcccaagctttcctggagcccctttccgtacGCCCATAATCCCCAGTCTCCCCAGCAGGGCTGATGTCTTTCCCATGTCTCATGTCACCCCGTGTGTCCCCTCACGCCCCCAGGCAGTGTCACCGCAGGCAGGCATCAATGATTAATTACATTATAAACTGCCCCCACGCCATGGTGGGCTCTGCGGGCAGGAACAGCGCCGCGCGGCAGCTGCGAGACAGCCAGGAGGGATTTGGAGCAACCTGGAAAAACGGGAAGCgctggccctgggggggggccGAGCAGGTGCCCGGGAGGCCGCGCTCTCGGTCCCGGTTTGACTGACGCCCCGAGCCGCCGGGGGAGGCGGAGCGGCCGCGGGGCCAAtgggcggcggggggcgcggcTGCCCGCGGGTCCGGCCGCTCCGTCACCGGGTCGGCTCCGCTCTACTCGGCTCGGCCGGGTTGTGTTCAGTTCGGCTCGGTTCGGCCCTGCTCAGCTGAGCTCGGCTTGGTTGGTCCCTGCCGGGTTGTGTTCGGGTATACTCGGTTTCGCTCTGCTCAGCTGGGCTCGGCTCGGTCGGGTTGTGTTCGGTTCTACTCGGTTCCGCTCCGCTTGGCTCTGCTCAGCTGGGCTCGGCTCGGTTGTGTTCGGTTCTACTCGGCTTGGTTTGGGTCCGCTGGTCCCGGCCAGGTTGTGTTTGGTTCGGCTCGGCTCGGTTCGCCTCGGCTGGTCGTGGCCGGGTTGTGTTCGGTTCTGCTTGGCTCGGTTCGGCTCGGCTGCCCCAGCCGGGTTGTGCTCGGTTCTACTCGGTTCGGCTCGGTTCCGCTCAGCTGGTCCCGGCCATGGCGCGGCGGGCGGCAGGCAGCGCCAGGGTGCAGGGGGACAGTTTCTCCTTCGTGAGCCCTGCAGTGAAATACGTGCTGTTCTTCTTCAACACGCTCTTCTGGGTGAGTGTGGGGGCTCCCCGGGACCCCGCTGAGACCCCACCATCCCTGGGGACCCCCATTCTtatccccaggacccccctcaTCTCCAGGGTTACCCCCATTCCCAGGGACACCTAGTTTCATCCCCAGGtgccccctgtccccagggtcACCCCCGTCCCCGGGGACCCCCATTTTCATCCCCAGGatccccccatccccaggcCCAGGgtcagccccatccctgggtcTCTCCCTGCCATTCCCGGACCCCCCCATCCTGGGGCTCACCgtctccctgcatccccaagGTCCCCCATTTTCATCCCCAAGTCACCCCACCACTGGGACCATCGGACCCTGGCGCTGTCCCTATCCCTGAACCCCACTGAgacccccatcccatccccaagGGTCCCCTGGCCCCCCTTGAGCAGGGGGTGACACCCACGGGGAGTTTGGGACCCCTCCTGGTTCCATCACCCCCAAAGCTGTGGCTTTGGGGCCAAATCCTGGCCCTGCGGAGGCAATGGATGCAGGGGGGGCTTCTGTCCCAcccccctgggccactgccaCCAGGGGAGCCACACAGGTTCCACGTTTTGGGCTCTTTAGggattttccttcattttgggggattttttaatgtttggggtttttttaatattttaggggattttaaaatgattttaggtggattttattgttttagtttgttttttttatggtTGGGGAGTTGTTTATacttttagggtttttttgagggcCAGGATTTTTTGGAGGGCTGTTTCTGTGTCTGAAATCCCATTTTTAATGACCTTCTGGAGCAGGGGGATATGGTGCCGAGGGGGTACGGACCCCCAGGGCAGGGGGATGCGGTGCCAGGGGAACTCACCCCCATCCTGCTCTGCAGGTGATCTCGATGGTGATGGTGGCGGTGGGGGTCTATGCGCGGCTGCTGAAGCACGCAGGTGAGGTTGAGGGCTCCGGGGGATGCAGCGAGGGAGCCGGCTGCGCTGTGCCGGGGGCGGTTGCGGTGCCAGGGGCTGCCGGTGACGGCTCGCTGTGGCAGAGGCGGCGATGGCCTGCCTGGCGGTGGACCCTGCCGTCCTGCTCATCGTGGTTGGCGTCCTCACCTTCCTCATCACCTTCTGCGGCTGCGTGGGCTCCCTGCGGGAGAATATCTGCCTGCTGCAGGCGGTGAGTGCCCCGAGCCCTGCTCTGCGGGACCTTGGTGGCTCTGCCATGGTTCCTCTGTCATCTCTGCCGTGGTTCCTCCACCGTCACTCTCCTCTTGCTCACAGTTCTCCACCTGCCTGACCGTCgtcttcctcctgcagctggcGGCTGGTGTCCTGGGCTTCATCTTCTCCGATAAGGTATGGATGGCGAGGGGATAGGATGGCTCCCAGCCTGTGCCGCTGGGTGATGACCTTCCGAATGTCCCTGTTGTCCTGCAGGCGCGTGGGAAGGTCAGCGAGATCATCAACGGTGCCATCGTGCACTACCGGGATGACCTGGACCTGCAGAACCTCATCGACTTCGGGCAGAAGGAGGTGGGAGGATGCTGGGATCATCCTCTCActcagggagcacagggataggatgaggggaatggttttgagctgaaagagaggaaactgagatgagatcttagggagaaatgttctgtgaGGGTttggaggccctggcccaggttgcccagagcaggggtggctgccccatccctggaggggttcgaggccaggttggatgggtcttggggcccctgatccagtgggaggtgtccctggccatggcaggggtggaactggatgggctttgaagtcccttccgactcaaaccattccacaattctctgATAAAGGAGGATATGTGGGTCAGCCCTGGGGGTCTGGGATCTTGCCTGAATTCACGGGGTCCCCCAGGCTGAGGATGTTGGGTGGCTCCTCCACAAGGATTTGAAGAGCACATTGGGAAGAGCTGGATGAAAAGGTGGGGAGAAATTTCTCTCAGTGTCTCTGTCAGAGCCTGTGTTTATTAAAACCAGGAGCAGATTGCTCATCCCTAAAGCCAGGGGTGACGGTGCTGCCTGGATGTAGATGGGTTTGGGAGCCCCACCACTCTCTGCTGTGCTGTCTGCAGTCCCATGCCCTGTTATCCCATCATTCCCATTCTCTCCCTGCAGTTCAGCTGTTGCGGGGGCGTCTCCTACAAAGACTGGTCTCAGAACATGTACTTCAACTGCACAGCTGCCAACCCCAGCCGTGAGCGCTGCTCCGTacccttctcctgctgcctgcaggatcCCAGTGAGGTGAGGATGCATCCTCAGGAGATTCTGGGCatccctctctcttcctctcttcctctcttcccctccctctcctgctATACCTCCGCCTCTacccttctttccctctctccctcttccccctctaCTCCCATCCCTTGGGACTGTGCTGAGCCTGGAGATCCCTCTGCCCCAGGAGAGTGATTCCACCACTGGCAGCACATGGAAGACGGGATCGAGGTGGATTCACTCCAGAGTTGTCCCGTTTTGGGGTGTGGATGGAACCCATCACTGACAGgatgtgtggggctggggacacatTGGAAAGGGGATGCCCCGAGCACAGAGCCCTcagctgtccctgccctccatccctctGTGTTTTGTCCATGTCTCCCTCCTAGGCTGTCGTCAACACCATGTGCGGGCAGGGAATGCAGGCTCGGAGCTACCTGGAAGCCAGTGCCTTCATCAACACCAATGGCTGCATCGACACGCTGGTCAACTGGGTCCACAGCAACCTCTTCCTGCTAGGCGGCGTTGCACTGGGGCTGGCGGTCCCCCAGGTACTGGAGTGGGGCTGTCTGCTTCACAGTTGCCTTGAGGATGAGTCTGATTGCAGCTCTGGGCGTGGGGCAGGATCTGGGGTGGGGGAGCAGGGCAAAGCTTGGAAATGTCCTGTCCTGAAGCCATGGGGCCCACTCGTAGGACACTGGGGCCTCACTGCTGGCATCCCTCAGCACCAtccccttcttccctctcccctcttccttcctcccccctcccttctccccaccttctcccctctcccttctcccctttccctctcaattctccccctctaccccacccttctcccccccttctccccctcttccccctctcccttttccccctcttccccctctcccttctccccctctcccccctcccttccttctcctctctcccttctcccctttccctctcaattctccccctcccttctcccttctcccccctccccctctctcctttctctccctctccctcccttctcctctctcccctctccctcccttctcctctctcccctctccctcccttctcctctctcccctctccctcccttctcctctctcccctctccctcccttctcctctctcccctctccctcccttctcctctctcccctctcccttctcccctcttctcccctctccccctcctttctcccttctccccctcctttctcctctctcccctctccccctcctcccctctccccctcctcccttctcctcctcttcctctcctgcagCTGGTGGGGATCCTGCTGGCGCAGATCCTGGTCAGCCAGATCCGGGACCAGATCCGGCTCCAGCTCTACACCCAGCAGCACCGTGCCGACCCCTGGTACTGACCCTGGCGGAGTGGGCGTCTGGCTGTGCCGCGGTGGATGGGACCTCAGCTGGGGCTTCCACACTCCGGATCAGCTGGAGGAGCCAAAGGAGCtttgctgggagcagggaggttGGAGTGGCAGTTGCTGGATCTGCACAGAGACCACTGGGATATGGAGCGGGAAACACAGGGACACAGGCACTGTGCAGCTGCCGGAGCCGCTGCCAGGCTTGTCTGAGACTGAACCAGCCCCAGTGAACAGCTGTCtgtccatccttccatccatcctgGGGAACTGAACCAGCCCTGGTCAAcagctgtctgtctgtccatccatccatcctcagGGATTTAACCACCCCAGTGAGCGGCTGGCTGGCTGTCCTGGGGGACTGGACCAGCCCTGGTGAATGGCTGGCTGGCTGTTTGCCTGTTCTGGGCACTGAGAGCTGGTGTTCAGGTCATGCATGAAGCACATCTGTGCTCGGCCGTGCTTCCCACCTCTTCTCATGCTGCAGCTGggtgtctgtccatccatccggCTTCTCCTGATCCATGCACTAAGCTCTGTTACATTCCCTGTGCCCATGCCCCATCGGCTCCATCCTGGTGCTGGGATTTGCTTGCTGGTCGGGAGCAGGAAGCCACCTTGTAGGGCACAGGGACAGGAGGACGTCCTGCTCGGGGTTTCCTGCGGGCGCCGCCGGAGCCAAGGAGGGTCCTGTGCCCTCTTGTGGGGTGTGGAGGGGTCGGGCGCAGTCCTGGGTCCCCTCTCCATGGGGCTGGTGATGGATGCGACATTCCCCTTTGCTGTTCTGGAGAATAAAAAGATGAGGCCAGACCCCACGATGAAGACCCTGCGATGCTGCGGGGACACCAGTGCAGCTCCGGCCGATGGCTCGAGGGGCGCAGTGTTCCCGTTATCCCAATGTTCTGCTGTTGAGGGGCGGCTGTGGAGTCCCACAAAAgggtggaggagggagaggcagCACAGTCAGCAAGAAGGCAGCAGGGAGTCTCTCAGCCAGGAATATCTGAGGAGGCACTCGCTGCCCTGCTCCAGGGGGACACAAATCCCCCCCAGCATTGCAGGCCACAGCCTTGCTGCCGCTTTTTGGAGCCGTTGCAAAGTGTGGGTGGAGTTTTTAGGGTTGTTTTTCtaattttcccttctcctcaggcTGGGTGGTCCCCCTGTGCCGCGGAGCGAGTCGGGATGCAGCCGAGCACTCTTTGTGTGCAGCTGGGAGACACCGACAGGCCGGGACTGGGCCCCATCACCCGCTCCGTGCCCCTCTGTTGGTTCAGGCTCCTCCGGCCCCTCTCAGGTTTTGGCCAGGGTGGCACCGGGCTGTGGTGGCCGCGCTGGCCCaatcctgctccagcatgggccACGGGCTGGCTTCCAgctgctcccagtcccttcccggCTGGGTGTTCCAGGAAGACTACCCCAAACCTGCCTCCTCTGTGCCCCAAAGGGTGAttttccttacaaaaaaaaagcaacttccCCAAAAAGCAGTTTCTCGTTCCCAAAAAGAAACTTCATCCCCCCCCTTAAATATGATGGCTTACCCAAAAGAGCAATTTCTCACCCCAAAAGTCATCACTTCCCCCCAAAATCACACCTGTCACTGAAAAGCGACTTCCCTTCccaaaaaattacttttctcccAAAAACTTCACCTCcaaagagctgctgcttccccca encodes:
- the TSPAN33 gene encoding tetraspanin-33, translated to MARRAAGSARVQGDSFSFVSPAVKYVLFFFNTLFWVISMVMVAVGVYARLLKHAEAAMACLAVDPAVLLIVVGVLTFLITFCGCVGSLRENICLLQAFSTCLTVVFLLQLAAGVLGFIFSDKARGKVSEIINGAIVHYRDDLDLQNLIDFGQKEFSCCGGVSYKDWSQNMYFNCTAANPSRERCSVPFSCCLQDPSEAVVNTMCGQGMQARSYLEASAFINTNGCIDTLVNWVHSNLFLLGGVALGLAVPQLVGILLAQILVSQIRDQIRLQLYTQQHRADPWY